From the Candidatus Neomarinimicrobiota bacterium genome, one window contains:
- the hslU gene encoding ATP-dependent protease ATPase subunit HslU, whose translation MKDLTPKQIVAELDKYIIGQDDAKKSVAIALRNRWRRQQVKDDIKDEIIPNNIILIGPTGVGKTELARRLAHLAHAPFIKVEASKFTEVGYVGRDVESMIRDLTDISVNMLKKEKTEEVQEEAERMANERLLDFLIPFPETEKIEVNSEAVTQREERMKKTREHFKKLLERGELEERMIELDVPDNTAPFMQIFSPMGLEEMGFNVQDIFGGMIPKKRKMRKTTVSEARKILTEEEAQKLIDMEKIIQEALERVMEAGMVFIDEIDKIVGSNSDMGPDVSREGVQRDLLPVIEGSTVVTKYGVVNTTHILFLAAGAFHVVKPSDMIPELQGRFPIRVELDSLTEKDFVRILVEPDNALIKQYVAMVKSEGVNLSFQKGGINEIARIASVVNSRMENIGARRLHTVMSKLLEDILFELPDGKTESVNVTKKMVTKTLAEIVEDEDLSKYIL comes from the coding sequence ATAAAGGATCTAACACCGAAACAGATAGTAGCGGAACTCGACAAATACATCATAGGGCAGGATGACGCAAAAAAGTCGGTGGCGATCGCCCTGCGTAACCGCTGGCGGAGACAGCAGGTAAAGGATGACATAAAAGATGAAATCATCCCTAACAACATTATCCTTATCGGTCCGACCGGAGTGGGAAAGACGGAGTTAGCCAGAAGACTGGCTCATCTGGCTCATGCCCCTTTCATAAAGGTCGAGGCGTCAAAGTTTACCGAAGTAGGTTATGTCGGTAGAGACGTGGAATCGATGATTCGGGATCTAACGGATATATCCGTAAATATGCTCAAAAAAGAGAAGACAGAGGAGGTACAGGAAGAAGCTGAGAGGATGGCAAACGAGCGGTTACTGGATTTTTTAATACCGTTCCCCGAGACGGAGAAGATTGAAGTCAATTCCGAAGCCGTTACACAACGCGAAGAGCGGATGAAAAAGACGCGGGAGCATTTCAAAAAGCTCCTCGAGCGGGGAGAGCTTGAAGAGAGAATGATCGAGCTGGACGTTCCCGACAATACCGCTCCGTTTATGCAGATCTTCAGCCCGATGGGACTCGAAGAGATGGGGTTTAACGTTCAGGACATCTTCGGCGGAATGATTCCGAAAAAAAGGAAAATGAGGAAGACCACCGTATCCGAAGCGCGTAAGATCCTGACAGAGGAGGAAGCACAGAAACTCATCGATATGGAAAAGATCATTCAGGAAGCGCTTGAAAGGGTAATGGAGGCGGGGATGGTCTTTATAGATGAAATCGACAAAATAGTCGGAAGTAATAGTGATATGGGTCCCGACGTATCCCGAGAGGGAGTGCAGAGAGACTTGCTCCCCGTTATCGAGGGCTCAACCGTCGTTACCAAGTACGGCGTCGTGAACACTACACATATTCTCTTCCTCGCGGCGGGAGCGTTCCACGTAGTAAAACCCTCCGACATGATCCCCGAACTTCAGGGAAGGTTTCCGATACGGGTGGAGCTCGACAGTCTGACCGAGAAGGATTTTGTGCGTATCCTTGTCGAACCCGATAACGCCTTGATCAAGCAATACGTTGCCATGGTGAAATCAGAGGGAGTAAATCTCAGCTTCCAAAAAGGGGGGATAAACGAGATAGCACGAATAGCGTCCGTGGTCAATTCCCGGATGGAGAACATAGGCGCGAGAAGGTTGCACACGGTGATGTCGAAACTTCTTGAAGACATACTCTTTG
- the hslV gene encoding ATP-dependent protease subunit HslV, protein MSNNVKPEGWRSTTILGVRRNKKTSLGGDGQVTLDDIVIKRGAQKIRRLYEGGVIAGFAGASADAMALFDKFEAKLGEYDGNLVKSAVELARDWRTDKILRRLEALLIVMDKTKSLIISGTGDVLEPDDEVIAIGSGGPYATAAARAMMKHTELSAKEIVEDALKITSEICVFTNDIIIVESL, encoded by the coding sequence ATTTCAAATAATGTAAAACCCGAAGGATGGAGATCGACCACAATTCTCGGGGTCAGGAGGAATAAGAAGACCTCCCTCGGAGGCGACGGACAGGTGACGCTCGACGATATAGTGATAAAACGCGGCGCTCAAAAGATTAGAAGGCTTTACGAGGGAGGCGTCATCGCCGGGTTCGCAGGAGCGTCGGCGGACGCTATGGCGCTCTTCGACAAGTTTGAGGCTAAGCTCGGCGAGTACGACGGCAACCTGGTAAAGTCTGCGGTCGAGCTCGCCCGTGACTGGAGAACCGACAAAATACTTCGCCGGCTCGAGGCGCTTTTGATAGTGATGGATAAGACGAAATCATTGATCATATCCGGAACCGGGGACGTGTTGGAGCCCGACGACGAGGTGATCGCCATCGGCTCCGGCGGACCTTACGCTACCGCAGCGGCGAGAGCGATGATGAAACACACGGAGCTCTCCGCCAAGGAGATAGTGGAGGATGCGCTAAAGATAACTTCTGAAATCTGCGTCTTTACAAATGATATTATTATAGTGGAGTCACTCTGA